The following proteins are encoded in a genomic region of Hoeflea phototrophica DFL-43:
- a CDS encoding ABC transporter substrate-binding protein, which translates to MLKKILIASVFTLASSAIAQAGCGLSGGTVKILGNEFPAIQTVAKGAMACADDNVTVTANLTTEHRDLQVAAMTANPAEYTVAIVANSSIVPLMNDGLIRPLNDLVEKFGGKLKKNQLITIDGKIMAVAFMANAQHLFYRKDILEQAGLDVPATYEDVIAAAKVIKEKGLMEYPLSGTFKSGWNLGEEFVNMYMGTGADMFKAGTAEVSVNNENGVEALNMLKELASFMNPDFLTYDSNAAAAEWEAGNVAMMNMWGSRAGPVVDDEGSTPDIVAATAFTGAPTLGGGSVPATTLWWDGFTIAANISDEDAEASFRAMVNGVDPSILTDETKSQAVWLIDGFEPGLTAEGVFATANAGAKPYPMLPFGGLLHTAAGAELADFLQGKESAEQALTDLEAAYTTAAKEAGFIK; encoded by the coding sequence ATGCTCAAGAAAATTTTGATCGCATCGGTGTTTACGCTGGCGAGTTCGGCTATCGCACAGGCCGGTTGCGGGCTGTCCGGCGGAACCGTGAAAATCCTCGGAAACGAATTCCCGGCAATTCAGACTGTCGCCAAGGGTGCAATGGCTTGCGCCGATGACAATGTGACGGTCACGGCCAACCTGACGACGGAGCACCGCGACCTGCAGGTTGCCGCGATGACTGCCAACCCGGCGGAATATACGGTTGCGATTGTGGCCAACAGCTCGATCGTCCCGCTGATGAACGACGGGCTCATCCGCCCGCTGAATGACCTGGTTGAAAAGTTCGGCGGCAAGCTCAAGAAGAACCAGCTGATCACCATTGACGGCAAGATCATGGCCGTGGCTTTCATGGCCAATGCACAGCATCTGTTCTACCGCAAGGACATCCTCGAGCAGGCGGGTCTGGACGTTCCGGCCACCTATGAGGACGTCATTGCCGCAGCCAAGGTCATCAAGGAAAAGGGCCTGATGGAATACCCCTTGTCTGGCACCTTCAAGTCCGGATGGAACCTGGGTGAAGAGTTCGTCAACATGTACATGGGGACCGGTGCCGACATGTTTAAGGCCGGCACCGCCGAGGTTTCGGTCAACAATGAGAATGGGGTTGAGGCGCTCAACATGCTCAAGGAGCTTGCGAGCTTTATGAACCCGGATTTCCTGACCTATGATTCCAATGCCGCTGCTGCGGAATGGGAAGCGGGCAACGTTGCGATGATGAACATGTGGGGCTCGCGCGCTGGTCCTGTCGTGGATGACGAGGGCTCGACCCCTGATATTGTTGCGGCAACCGCCTTCACCGGTGCGCCGACACTGGGCGGGGGATCCGTGCCGGCGACCACGCTGTGGTGGGACGGTTTCACCATTGCCGCCAATATCTCCGATGAGGACGCCGAAGCCAGCTTCCGCGCCATGGTCAATGGCGTTGATCCGAGCATTCTGACAGATGAAACCAAGTCGCAGGCTGTCTGGCTGATTGACGGCTTTGAGCCTGGCCTGACGGCAGAGGGCGTGTTTGCAACGGCCAATGCGGGCGCAAAGCCCTATCCGATGTTGCCGTTTGGCGGACTGCTGCATACCGCCGCAGGTGCCGAGCTTGCTGATTTCCTGCAAGGCAAGGAAAGCGCCGAGCAGGCGCTGACCGATCTCGAGGCTGCCTATACGACGGCTGCCAAAGAGGCCGGCTTCATCAAGTAA
- a CDS encoding ester cyclase, translating to MSDNAIGSGERRRLFDMLQRLAEAPSDKLSGFLSELCASDVEWRAAHPINEMRGVEAVGESVWAPLKRALPDLERRDQIFVAGRYESRTYIAAVGNYCGTFRSDWLGIPSNGQTMYLRYGEVYQIADGKIVQANCLWDILDFIRQAGFWPLAPSLGMEGMWSGPITGDGLRFDPSDADQSSASITQTLAMHRTLFEHNDIGNMNRESLMNMAQKEHWHPKMMWYGPSGIGTTRGLQGFVDYHQLPFRIAFERPQGTFEEVDAARNAKGAGHYIRIGDGPYSVTGGWPSVYAIHNGGGFAGTTPTGKPVTMRVMDFYLHHEGLIRENWVPLDMLDLLNQMGFDVMDRLQSQFRRGKF from the coding sequence ATGAGCGACAATGCGATTGGTTCCGGTGAGCGCCGGCGGCTTTTTGATATGCTGCAAAGGCTGGCGGAGGCGCCTTCGGACAAATTATCTGGCTTTCTGTCAGAGCTTTGTGCTTCAGACGTAGAATGGCGCGCGGCCCATCCAATCAATGAAATGCGTGGAGTCGAGGCCGTTGGCGAAAGCGTCTGGGCACCCCTCAAACGGGCGCTACCGGATCTCGAACGCCGGGACCAGATCTTCGTCGCAGGCAGATATGAAAGCCGCACCTACATCGCCGCGGTGGGAAATTACTGCGGCACATTTCGCTCGGACTGGCTCGGCATCCCCTCGAACGGTCAAACCATGTATCTGCGTTACGGCGAGGTCTATCAGATCGCAGATGGCAAGATCGTTCAGGCCAACTGCCTTTGGGACATACTCGATTTCATCCGGCAGGCGGGCTTCTGGCCGCTGGCGCCAAGTCTCGGCATGGAAGGCATGTGGTCAGGACCGATCACCGGCGACGGCCTTCGTTTCGATCCCTCGGACGCCGATCAATCCAGCGCTTCGATCACGCAAACACTGGCGATGCATCGCACCCTGTTTGAGCACAACGATATCGGGAACATGAATCGCGAATCCCTGATGAACATGGCCCAGAAGGAACACTGGCACCCGAAGATGATGTGGTATGGGCCCTCGGGAATCGGGACCACACGCGGACTACAGGGCTTCGTCGATTACCACCAACTTCCGTTCCGCATCGCCTTCGAACGGCCTCAAGGCACCTTCGAGGAAGTTGACGCAGCCCGCAATGCCAAGGGTGCGGGCCATTACATTCGCATCGGCGACGGCCCCTATTCCGTCACCGGAGGATGGCCGTCGGTCTACGCCATCCACAATGGCGGCGGCTTCGCCGGAACGACGCCGACCGGCAAACCGGTGACCATGAGGGTGATGGATTTCTACCTCCACCATGAAGGCCTGATCCGCGAAAACTGGGTCCCGCTCGATATGCTCGACCTTCTCAACCAGATGGGGTTTGATGTGATGGATCGCCTGCAAAGTCAGTTCCGGCGCGGCAAATTCTGA
- a CDS encoding LacI family DNA-binding transcriptional regulator, producing the protein MSTGLPCGVAGTLSNSGLVESHDLAIDAVRESQGLTEMNPSTPVTSEDVARHANVSQSAVSRAFTPGASVSLKMREKILKSAAELGYRPNALARAMISGKSGLIAMLVAYLDNQFYPVMLEQLSRRLQASGYQVLLFMTEPGDQDEVVGRILQYQVEGIVMASATLSSDLARECARTGIPVVLFNRYVATSPASCVTSDNIEGGRLIADYLVRGGHERIGFIAGAEDSSTNRDREAGFYNGLAEHGLAVFERVVGGYSFEGAAAAARVLFDRPDRPDAVFVANDHMAFSVMDVLRDELGLRIPEDVSVIGYDDVPQAAWKGYDLTTVSQAGAQMVEATAEILVEQIEQAAVRKRAAVLPAELIVRSSARIPQG; encoded by the coding sequence TTGAGCACAGGTTTGCCTTGTGGCGTGGCCGGTACTCTTAGTAATAGTGGTCTGGTTGAATCACATGATTTGGCAATTGATGCAGTTAGGGAGAGCCAGGGCTTGACCGAGATGAACCCCTCGACACCGGTCACTTCGGAAGATGTGGCGCGGCACGCAAATGTCTCGCAGTCGGCAGTCAGCAGGGCCTTTACGCCAGGAGCGAGCGTATCGCTCAAGATGCGGGAGAAGATCCTGAAATCCGCTGCAGAACTGGGTTACCGTCCCAATGCTCTGGCAAGGGCGATGATATCCGGGAAATCGGGGCTTATCGCCATGCTGGTGGCTTATCTTGATAACCAGTTTTATCCGGTCATGCTGGAGCAGCTGTCGCGCAGACTGCAGGCAAGCGGTTACCAGGTGCTGCTGTTCATGACCGAACCGGGGGACCAGGATGAAGTTGTCGGCCGGATTCTCCAATATCAGGTCGAGGGCATTGTCATGGCTTCGGCGACACTTTCGTCAGATCTTGCCCGGGAGTGCGCGCGAACCGGTATTCCGGTGGTGCTTTTCAATCGTTATGTGGCCACATCGCCGGCTTCTTGCGTCACCTCGGACAATATCGAGGGCGGGCGCTTGATCGCCGATTATCTGGTCAGGGGTGGTCATGAGCGTATCGGCTTCATTGCGGGGGCTGAGGATTCTTCGACCAATCGCGATCGCGAAGCCGGATTTTACAATGGGCTCGCTGAACATGGCCTGGCCGTCTTTGAACGCGTCGTCGGCGGCTACTCCTTTGAAGGTGCGGCCGCTGCTGCGCGCGTTCTGTTTGATCGGCCGGACCGTCCAGACGCGGTTTTTGTTGCCAATGACCATATGGCATTTTCAGTTATGGACGTGCTCCGTGACGAGCTGGGGCTTCGAATCCCGGAAGACGTTTCTGTCATCGGTTACGATGATGTGCCCCAGGCTGCATGGAAGGGGTATGACTTGACCACGGTGTCGCAAGCAGGTGCGCAGATGGTTGAAGCTACTGCCGAAATCCTGGTTGAGCAGATAGAACAGGCTGCTGTTCGTAAAAGGGCCGCCGTTCTTCCTGCAGAACTCATAGTGCGCAGTTCGGCCCGGATTCCCCAGGGCTGA
- a CDS encoding DMT family transporter, with protein MPQTYRPLRAALWMIGSILSFSSMAVAGRFVSAVHSTFEIMAIRSLIGFIVVVAIALVLNRIREVRGNRIKTHFFRNFFHFIGQNLWFFALATIPLAQVFALEFTSPIWVILLSLIFLGERLTRPRVAAAVLGFIGILVVARPEMSMIDSGVIAAAMSAIFFAATIIMTKALTRHESIVSILFWLTGIQLCFGVIALAVQPSITWPTSATLPWLIVIGLAGLVAHYCLTTALSLAPASFVMPIDFTRLPLIAVVGMVLFSERLDAMVLIGGAIILFANWINIRGENRAVPANSGPSVTA; from the coding sequence ATGCCCCAAACCTACCGGCCGCTCCGGGCCGCTTTATGGATGATCGGATCAATCCTGTCCTTTTCCTCCATGGCTGTTGCAGGCCGTTTTGTGTCAGCGGTCCACAGCACGTTCGAAATCATGGCGATCCGGTCGCTGATCGGGTTCATTGTTGTTGTAGCAATCGCTTTAGTGCTCAATCGGATCCGCGAAGTCAGAGGAAACCGGATCAAAACCCATTTCTTCCGCAACTTCTTCCATTTTATCGGACAAAACCTGTGGTTTTTCGCGCTTGCAACCATCCCATTGGCACAAGTGTTCGCGCTCGAATTCACCTCGCCAATATGGGTGATACTGCTCAGCCTGATCTTTCTCGGTGAGCGGCTGACACGGCCGCGGGTGGCTGCCGCCGTTTTGGGGTTCATTGGTATTCTGGTAGTCGCCAGACCAGAGATGAGCATGATCGATTCCGGGGTGATTGCGGCGGCCATGTCGGCGATTTTCTTTGCGGCAACGATCATCATGACCAAAGCTCTCACCCGTCATGAAAGCATCGTCTCTATCTTGTTCTGGTTGACCGGCATTCAGCTTTGCTTCGGCGTTATCGCCCTTGCTGTGCAACCCTCAATCACCTGGCCCACCAGCGCAACCTTGCCCTGGCTCATTGTCATCGGGCTGGCCGGACTTGTTGCGCATTATTGCCTTACGACGGCATTGTCTCTGGCGCCGGCGAGCTTCGTGATGCCGATTGATTTCACACGGCTGCCGCTCATTGCTGTTGTCGGCATGGTTTTGTTCTCTGAAAGACTGGACGCAATGGTGCTGATCGGCGGCGCAATCATCCTGTTCGCCAACTGGATCAACATCCGCGGTGAGAACCGCGCGGTGCCGGCAAATTCAGGGCCCTCTGTCACCGCGTGA
- a CDS encoding DUF2793 domain-containing protein, whose translation MQKSPNLQLPYIAAAQAQKHVTHNEALQALDAIVQLAVLDRDLAVPPPLPNDGDRYIVRPTGSGEWSGHDQELAVWQDGAWVFYTPQMGWMAQIIDEGRFVTWGGSSWSDHDHVNPVPRVGINSLADATNRLLVKSDAVLFSHDDVTPGSGDHRFKLNKATAVNTASVLFQNGYSGRVELGLTGDDDFHVKVSPDGMSWFEGIRVDKDTGTVSFPNSIVGGGREVLTSDRTYYVRTDGSDGNNGLSNDPGGAFATIQKAIDMSASLDMSIYNVTIKVDDGTYTTNQMLKTYLGSGTITIEGNVMAPSNAVINAPDSAFTGTFVGKYVVKGFRIEAIDYGFHLQGGDLDYQDINFGTCSIHVSASGAKITATGNYEISAGAARHLMSSGPGSMIRLSGITLTLTGVPVFSTAFAHAEEQAQIRPTGLSFSGGASGKRYIAERLGLIQTNGQASTWLPGNISGTENQGGLYT comes from the coding sequence ATGCAAAAGTCTCCCAATCTTCAACTCCCTTACATCGCGGCGGCACAAGCACAAAAGCACGTGACCCACAATGAAGCGCTGCAGGCACTTGATGCGATCGTGCAGCTTGCCGTGCTCGACCGCGACCTGGCTGTACCGCCGCCACTGCCAAACGATGGGGACCGCTACATCGTCAGGCCGACTGGCAGCGGTGAATGGTCGGGACATGATCAGGAACTGGCGGTCTGGCAGGACGGAGCTTGGGTTTTTTACACGCCTCAGATGGGGTGGATGGCCCAGATCATTGATGAAGGCAGGTTCGTGACATGGGGCGGCTCGTCATGGTCTGATCATGACCATGTCAATCCGGTACCGCGTGTTGGAATCAACAGCCTCGCAGATGCCACCAACCGCTTGCTGGTTAAGAGCGATGCGGTGTTGTTCTCCCATGACGACGTGACGCCCGGCAGCGGTGATCACCGTTTCAAACTCAACAAGGCTACCGCGGTCAATACGGCCTCTGTGCTGTTTCAGAATGGATATTCGGGTCGCGTCGAGCTTGGGCTGACCGGCGACGATGATTTCCATGTCAAGGTATCGCCTGACGGGATGAGCTGGTTCGAGGGCATCCGTGTCGACAAAGATACCGGCACAGTCAGCTTCCCCAACAGTATTGTTGGCGGCGGCCGCGAGGTACTGACTTCCGACAGAACCTACTACGTTCGCACCGATGGCAGCGACGGCAACAACGGCCTGAGCAACGATCCCGGTGGCGCTTTTGCAACGATTCAAAAGGCGATCGACATGTCCGCCAGTCTCGACATGTCGATCTACAACGTGACAATCAAGGTGGACGACGGCACCTACACCACCAACCAGATGCTCAAAACCTATCTCGGCTCTGGAACAATCACCATCGAAGGCAACGTGATGGCGCCCTCCAATGCAGTCATCAACGCGCCAGATTCTGCATTCACCGGGACCTTTGTGGGAAAATATGTCGTCAAGGGATTCAGGATTGAAGCCATTGACTATGGGTTCCACCTCCAGGGCGGCGATCTTGATTATCAGGACATCAATTTCGGCACCTGCTCAATCCACGTCTCGGCGTCCGGCGCAAAGATCACCGCAACCGGAAATTATGAGATTTCCGCTGGTGCGGCGCGACATTTGATGTCGTCAGGTCCCGGCAGCATGATACGCCTGTCAGGCATCACGCTGACACTCACCGGTGTTCCTGTTTTCAGCACGGCATTTGCCCATGCGGAGGAACAGGCGCAGATACGGCCCACTGGTCTCTCGTTCAGCGGTGGCGCCAGCGGAAAGAGGTACATCGCTGAACGGCTTGGCCTTATCCAGACCAATGGCCAGGCAAGCACATGGTTGCCTGGCAACATTTCCGGCACCGAGAACCAGGGCGGTCTCTACACATGA
- a CDS encoding glycosyltransferase — protein MGLICFLQRCGEHARAKTELGSLGAIDTDLIGRLIEVFATFPARFFVNVGGFLESYQSVPNSVYLGSWFPQPSIVAQADLFIHHGGNNSFCEALYYGVPSLIMPYCWDG, from the coding sequence ATGGGCCTCATATGCTTCCTCCAGCGATGTGGTGAACACGCTCGCGCCAAGACCGAACTCGGAAGCCTCGGCGCCATCGACACCGATCTTATCGGCCGCCTAATCGAGGTTTTCGCAACGTTCCCCGCGCGCTTCTTCGTCAATGTCGGCGGTTTTCTCGAAAGCTACCAAAGCGTTCCCAACAGTGTCTATCTGGGCAGCTGGTTTCCGCAGCCCTCGATCGTCGCCCAGGCCGATCTTTTCATTCATCACGGTGGCAACAACAGCTTTTGCGAAGCACTTTATTATGGTGTGCCGTCCCTGATCATGCCCTACTGCTGGGATGGTTGA
- a CDS encoding IS3 family transposase (programmed frameshift) — protein MSKRKQHAPEFKAKVALEALKGEETAAELASRFGVHPTMIHQWKRALLEGASGVFERGGRKKPEIDEEQVKELHAKIGELAVANFFFGKKAEAMGREVRRGMVEPDHPQLSIGQQCKLLSIARSSFYYTPKGETEQNLDLMRQIDEQFLETPFFGVRQMTWHLRNDGHLVNEKRIRRLMRLMGLMPIYQKPNTSRPAKGHKTYPYLLKGLRVDRPNQVWCSDITYLPMRRGFLYLVAIMDWHTRKVLAWRVSNTLEADFCVEALNEAIHKFGQPEIMNTDQGSQFTSFAWTDRLRRTGVRISMDGKGRFLDNIFIERLWRTLKYECVYLHAWETGSEAKAGIRKWMTFYNHQRPHSALGGRPPAVVYWLGKDETQPDQQVQRVA, from the exons ATGTCGAAACGCAAGCAACACGCGCCTGAGTTCAAAGCGAAGGTCGCGCTGGAAGCCCTGAAGGGCGAGGAAACCGCCGCTGAGTTGGCGAGCCGGTTCGGGGTGCATCCAACGATGATCCATCAATGGAAACGTGCGCTCCTTGAGGGCGCGTCCGGCGTGTTCGAACGCGGCGGTCGAAAGAAGCCCGAGATCGACGAGGAGCAGGTGAAGGAACTCCACGCCAAGATCGGGGAGCTGGCCGTGGCCAACT TCTTTTTTGGAAAGAAAGCTGAAGCCATGGGGCGGGAAGTGAGGCGCGGCATGGTCGAACCCGATCACCCCCAGCTGTCGATAGGCCAGCAGTGCAAGCTGCTGTCGATCGCGCGCTCGTCCTTCTACTACACGCCTAAGGGCGAGACCGAGCAGAACCTCGACCTGATGCGTCAAATCGACGAGCAGTTCCTTGAAACGCCGTTCTTCGGCGTCCGGCAGATGACCTGGCATCTGCGCAACGATGGCCATCTGGTGAACGAGAAACGGATACGCCGGTTGATGCGCCTGATGGGGTTGATGCCGATCTATCAGAAACCCAATACCAGCAGGCCGGCGAAAGGGCACAAGACCTATCCCTACCTGCTGAAAGGACTGCGCGTGGATCGACCGAACCAGGTCTGGTGCTCGGACATCACCTACCTGCCCATGCGGCGTGGCTTTCTCTACCTCGTCGCCATCATGGACTGGCACACCCGTAAGGTTCTGGCCTGGCGCGTCTCGAATACGCTGGAGGCCGACTTCTGTGTCGAGGCGCTGAATGAGGCCATCCACAAGTTCGGCCAGCCGGAGATCATGAATACGGACCAGGGCAGCCAGTTCACATCCTTCGCCTGGACGGACCGCTTGCGCCGGACCGGCGTGCGCATCTCGATGGATGGAAAGGGCCGTTTCCTCGACAATATCTTCATCGAGCGCCTGTGGCGGACGCTGAAATATGAATGTGTCTACCTGCATGCCTGGGAGACCGGATCAGAAGCGAAGGCGGGCATCCGCAAATGGATGACGTTCTACAACCATCAACGCCCACACTCAGCCCTTGGTGGAAGACCACCTGCCGTGGTCTATTGGCTGGGAAAAGACGAAACCCAACCCGATCAGCAAGTGCAAAGAGTAGCTTAA